One window of Bifidobacterium pseudocatenulatum DSM 20438 = JCM 1200 = LMG 10505 genomic DNA carries:
- a CDS encoding LemA family protein, which produces MGVGIIIAVIVVLIVLWAVSAYNGLVTLRNRVKNGWAQIDVQLKQRTDLIPNLVETVKGYAAHESQVFTQVTQARAGVVQAAQSGDVAQRIAAENQLSRALMNLQVVSENYPQLQANTNFMDLQSQLKSLEEKIAYARQFYNDVVQKYNTQTEVVPTNIIAGLFHFEQAPYFQVDEADRQVPQVKF; this is translated from the coding sequence ATGGGCGTTGGCATTATCATCGCTGTCATCGTTGTACTTATTGTGCTTTGGGCCGTCAGCGCCTACAACGGGCTGGTCACGCTACGAAATCGTGTGAAGAACGGCTGGGCGCAGATCGATGTGCAGCTCAAGCAGCGTACCGATCTTATTCCGAACCTGGTGGAAACGGTCAAAGGTTATGCGGCCCATGAATCCCAAGTGTTCACGCAGGTCACGCAGGCCCGTGCCGGCGTGGTGCAGGCCGCGCAAAGCGGTGACGTGGCGCAGCGCATCGCCGCGGAAAACCAGTTGAGTCGCGCGCTTATGAATCTGCAGGTTGTGTCTGAAAACTATCCGCAACTGCAGGCCAATACGAATTTCATGGATCTGCAGAGTCAGCTGAAATCGTTGGAAGAGAAGATCGCTTACGCGCGCCAGTTCTACAACGATGTCGTGCAGAAGTACAATACCCAGACCGAGGTTGTGCCGACCAATATTATCGCCGGCTTGTTCCATTTCGAACAGGCTCCCTACTTCCAGGTGGACGAAGCGGATCGTCAGGTTCCGCAAGTTAAGTTCTGA